In Amaranthus tricolor cultivar Red isolate AtriRed21 chromosome 3, ASM2621246v1, whole genome shotgun sequence, a single window of DNA contains:
- the LOC130808320 gene encoding uncharacterized protein LOC130808320, whose product MIRKLQSGAEKHNRKKREQSLIQSQKGALDKFFKKDIPAQSSNPLEEQTVDFDDVEHVVIDEPVGVNQPIDVETGLIFWLYPKRDLSIVKDPKNTVNRRFFSALYVRYLPNGEACDREWLVYSKELDRVKVDDTSGAGIFLELENVLKSHDLDIDNVRGQGYDNGS is encoded by the exons atgatTCGAAAACTACAATCTGGAGCTGAAAAGCATAATAGGAAAAAAAGAGAACAAAGTTTGATTCAGTCCCAAAAAGGTGCTTTAgataaattctttaaaaaagaCATCCCCGCACAATCTTCAAATCCTTTAGAGGAACAAACTGTTGATTTTGATGATGTTGAACATGTAGTTATTGATGAACCAGTAGGTGTTAATCAACCTATAGATGTTG AAACTGGATTGATATTTTGGCTTTACCCTAAAAGAGATTTGAGCATAGTTAAAGATCCTAAAAACACTGTTAATCGTAGATTTTTTTCGGCTTTATATGTACGATATTTGCCCAATGGTGAAGCTTGTGATAGAGAATGGCTTGTTTACTCAAAGGAGCTTGATAGAGTGA AAGTTGATGATACAAGTGGTGCAGGAATTTTCTTAGAGTTGGAAAATGTACTAAAATCTCATGATCTTGACATAGATAATGTGAGAGGTCAGGGATATGATAATGGGTCGTAA